One Nicotiana sylvestris chromosome 12, ASM39365v2, whole genome shotgun sequence genomic window carries:
- the LOC104225979 gene encoding uncharacterized protein → MENNSNGTNGKRIRAEDVICKLKDDGDFDKLRLKILRKIKENEELRNSIIATVKESAALNRPGAENMKPRQLSDAIYQEVGDKVMGKISEDLWNTIRTGDGIQTEITQTVQSVYNKLLYPQLNEAGESSSHSELQPAPNGIETNGHSAASDSVIDATVSVDAEPNEPPGFARLGSDRNSKSNCSNQINKSNHKESPKEKSGVPVPADGKARETNTESETNCAPELFGAPELLVPDSMDVDAPPGFAIVTKEKNLDDVDDEDPDVPPGFG, encoded by the exons ATGGAGAATAATAGCAATGGAACGAATGGGAAAAGAATTAGAGCTGAAGATGTGATATGTAAGCTCAAAGACGACGGTGATTTCGATAAACTTCGCCTCAAAATTCTACGCAAAATCAAAGAAAAC GAAGAGTTGCGGAATAGCATAATAGCCACTGTGAAAGAATCAGCAGCACTTAACCGTCCAGGTGCAGAAAATATGAAACCAAGGCAACTGTCGGATGCTATATATCAAGAAGTTGG GGACAAAGTCATGGGTAAAATTTCAGAAGATTTATGGAATACCATCAGAACTGGTGACGGCATTCAAACTGAGATAACCCAAACTGTTCAATCAGTTTACAATAAGTTATTGTACCCACAACTAAATGAAGCTGGTGAATCATCCTCTCATTCAGAATTGCAGCCTGCTCCGAATGGCATTGAAACTAACGGACATAGTGCTGCGTCAGACAGTGTTATTGATGCCACAGTTTCTGTTGATGCGGAGCCAAATGAACCTCCTGGTTTTGCCCGATTAGGTTCAGACCGGAACAGCAAAAGTAACTGTTCAAATCAGATCAACAAAAGTAACCATAAGGAATCACCCAAAGAGAAGTCAGGAGTTCCTGTTCCTGCTGATGGAAAAGCCAGAGAAACTAATACTGAGTCGGAGACGAATTGCGCCCCCGAACTATTCGGCGCCCCCGAACTTTTGGTGCCTGACAGTATGGATGTGGATGCACCACCTGGGTTTGCTATTGTCACGAAGGAGAAGAATCTAGATGATGTTGATGATGAAGATCCTGACGTGCCTCCAGGATTTGGCTGA
- the LOC104225978 gene encoding subtilisin-like protease yields the protein MKFLKIFLLFCMVSYFPWPTIQSPLDTYIVQVESQESQISTQSLSDQDLESWYRSFLPNTIAITRSNDEEGPRLVYSYRNVMKGFAARLSAEHVKEMEKKPGFVSAWPERIMSLHTTHTPSFLGLQQHMGLWKDSNYGNGVIIGVLDTGISPDHPSFSDEGMLPPPAKWKGKCESNFTTKCNNKLIGARSYIQEDRSPIDDDGHGTHTASTAAGGFVQGANVYGNAKGTAVGVAPLAHLAIYKVCDSSGCADSEILAAMDAAIDDGVDILSLSLGGFSSPLHSDPIALGAYSATERGILVSCSAGNEGPYNSSTSNEAPWILTVGASTLDRKIKATVKLGNKKEFEGESTFHPKSPNVTFFPLFDPAKNASDFDSPYCGTGTLTDPAIRGKIVLCMAGGGYTRIGKGQAVKDAGGVGMIIYNGLEYGVTTLADAHVLPALDVTYADGMKILDYMNSTEKPVARITFQGTIIGDRNAPMVASFSSRGPSMASPGILKPDIIGPGVNILAAWPASVENNTNSKSTFNIISGTSMSCPHLSGVAALLKSAHPTWSPAAIKSAIMTTADTVNLANNPILDERLLPANIFAVGSGHVNPSRANDPGLIYDTPFDDYLPYLCGLNYTNRQVGNLLQRKINCSEVKSIPEAQLNYPSFSITLGTNTHTYTRTVTNVGDAKSSYNVEIVSPRGVSVMVKPSTLTFSELNQKLTYQVTFSRTANSSNSDVVEGFLKWTSNRHSVRSPIAVVLV from the coding sequence ATGAAATTCTTgaaaatctttcttcttttttgcATGGTTAGCTATTTTCCATGGCCAACTATTCAGAGCCCTTTAGATACTTATATAGTTCAAGTTGAATCACAAGAAAGCCAAATTTCCACTCAATCTTTATCAGATCAGGATCTTGAGAGCTGGTACCGATCTTTTTTGCCAAATACGATAGCAATCACACGCTCAAATGACGAAGAAGGACCACGTTTAGTGTATTCATATCGCAACGTGATGAAAGGCTTTGCAGCAAGATTATCAGCAGAGCATGTTAAAGAAATGGAGAAGAAACCAGGCTTTGTATCTGCATGGCCTGAGAGGATAATGTCTTTACACACTACCCATACTCCAAGTTTTCTTGGATTGCAGCAGCATATGGGCTTATGGAAAGATTCAAACTATGGAAATGGTGTGATCATTGGAGTCTTGGACACTGGCATTTCGCCTGACCATCCTTCATTTAGCGACGAAGGGATGCTTCCTCCGCCTGCTAAGTGGAAGGGCAAGTGTGAATCAAATTTCACTACAAAGTGTAACAACAAGCTCATTGGTGCGAGGTCCTACATACAAGAAGATCGCTCGCCAATAGATGATGATGGACATGGCACCCACACAGCCAGCACTGCTGCTGGAGGTTTTGTGCAAGGTGCCAATGTATATGGGAATGCTAAAGGTACTGCAGTTGGGGTTGCCCCTCTTGCACACTTGGCTATTTATAAGGTTTGTGACTCTTCTGGTTGCGCTGACAGTGAAATTTTAGCTGCCATGGATGCAGCTATTGATGATGGTGTCGATATCCTGTCCCTTTCCCTTGGTGGATTTAGTAGTCCCTTGCATAGTGATCCCATTGCACTCGGTGCATATAGTGCGACAGAAAGAGGCATTCTTGTAAGTTGTTCTGCCGGCAATGAAGGTCCATACAATAGCTCTACTTCAAATGAAGCCCCATGGATTCTGACAGTAGGTGCAAGCACTCTCGACAGGAAAATTAAGGCTACTGTTAAGCTTGGAAACAAAAAGGAATTCGAGGGCGAATCAACTTTTCATCCAAAGTCTCCCAATGTAACATTTTTCCCTCTATTTGATCCTGCAAAGAATGCAAGTGATTTTGACAGCCCTTATTGCGGAACAGGTACACTGACTGACCCTGCTATTAGAGgcaaaatagttttgtgtatggCAGGTGGTGGTTATACAAGGATTGGAAAAGGACAAGCAGTAAAGGATGCTGGAGGTGTTGGCATGATCATCTACAATGGGCTAGAATATGGTGTTACTACGTTAGCCGATGCTCATGTCCTTCCTGCCCTGGATGTTACTTATGCTGATGGAATGAAAATTCTTGACTATATGAATTCAACAGAGAAACCAGTAGCTAGAATTACGTTTCAAGGAACGATAATCGGAGATAGAAATGCACCAATGGTTGCTTCATTTTCTTCTCGAGGACCAAGCATGGCTAGTCCTGGAATCTTGAAGCCTGACATTATTGGTCCTGGTGTTAACATTCTTGCTGCATGGCCTGCTTCTGTAGAGAACAACACAAACTCAAAATCTACCTTCAATATTATTTCTGGCACCTCCATGTCTTGTCCTCACCTCAGTGGAGTTGCAGCATTGCTAAAAAGCGCACACCCTACTTGGTCTCCTGCAGCTATTAAATCAGCAATCATGACAACTGCTGATACAGTAAACCTCGCCAACAATCCCATCTTAGACGAAAGGCTCCTTCCTGCTAATATCTTTGCCGTTGGTTCAGGACATGTCAATCCATCAAGAGCAAATGATCCGGGACTAATTTATGACACCCCATTCGACgactacttaccttatttgtgTGGTTTGAATTACACAAATCGACAGGTAGGAAACCTTCTACAACGCAAGATCAATTGCTCGGAAGTGAAAAGTATTCCTGAAGCACAACTAAATTATCCGTCATTTTCCATCACACTGGGAACAAATACTCACACATATACTAGAACAGTAACCAATGTTGGCGATGCTAAATCATCTTACAATGTAGAGATAGTTTCACCACGAGGAGTTTCCGTGATGGTTAAGCCCTCTACTCTAACATTCTCCGAGTTGAACCAGAAGTTGACATACCAAGTGACCTTTTCCAGAACAGCCAATAGCTCAAACAGTGATGTAGTTGAAGGATTCTTGAAATGGACTAGTAATAGGCACTCTGTACGAAGTCCAATTGCAGTTGTGCTAGTCTAG
- the LOC104225977 gene encoding subtilisin-like protease codes for MKLLNIIIFFCIFGCILWPSMQINLETYIVQVESPENKISTQSLSHDLESWYQSFLPNTISSTSSNEESRLIYSYHNVMKGFAARLSAEEVKEMEKKPGFVYAWPERILSLHTTHTPSFLGLQQNMGMWKDSNYGKGVIIGVLDSGIFPDHPSFSDKGMPPPPVKWKGKCESNFSTKCNNKLIGARTFPQANGSPIDDDGHGTHTASTAAGGFVEGANVYGNANGTAVGIAPLAHLAIYKICDSFGCSDSGILAAMDAAIDDGVDILSLSLGTSTSPFHNDPIALGAYSATQRGILVVCSAGNSGPSESSVLNEAPWILTVGASTLDRKIKATVQLGNKKVFEGESAFHPKAFSTKFFPLFDPALDGSEFDSSYCGTGTLTNPAIKGKIVLCMVGGGYSRIVKGQAVQDAGGVGMILINSIDDGFTTSADAHVLPAMDVTYDDGMKITEYMNSTKKSIARITLQGTIIGDKNAPIVAGFSSRGPSIATRGILKPDILGPGVNILAAWPTSVENNTNTKSTFNIISGTSMSCPHLSGVAALLKSAHPTWSPAAIKSAIMTTADTVNLANNPILDEMLRPASIFAIGAGHVNPSRANDPGLVYDTKFKDYLPYLCGLNYTNREVGNLLQRKVNCSEVKTIPEAQLNYPSFSITFGTHSQTYTRTATNVGEAKFSYNVEIVSPPGVSVTVKPSILKFSKLNQKRSYQVTFSRTANSSTSGVVQGFLKWTSNRHSVRNPIAVVLEETATLDF; via the coding sequence ATGAAATTACTGAATATCATTATATTTTTCTGCATATTTGGCTGTATATTATGGCCTAGTATGCAGATCAACCTAGAGACTTACATAGTTCAAGTTGAATCTCCAGAAAACAAAATTTCTACTCAATCTTTATCACATGATCTTGAGAGTTGGTACCAATCTTTTTTGCCAAATACAATATCAAGTACAAGCTCAAATGAAGAATCGCGGTTAATATATTCATATCATAATGTGATGAAAGGTTTTGCAGCAAGATTATCAGCAGAGGAAGTGAAAGAAATGGAGAAGAAACCAGGCTTTGTATATGCATGGCCAGAGAGGATATTGTCTTTACACACTACACATACCCCGAGTTTTCTTGGATTGCAGCAGAACATGGGAATGTGGAAGGATTCAAACTATGGAAAAGGTGTGATTATTGGAGTTTTGGACAGTGGGATATTTCCTGATCATCCTTCGTTTAGCGACAAAGGAATGCCTCCTCCGCCTGTTAAATGGAAGGGAAAGTGTGAATCGAACTTCAGTACGAAATGCAACAACAAGCTCATTGGCGCGAGGACATTTCCTCAAGCCAATGGTTCGCCAATAGATGATGATGGACATGGTACACACACTGCAAGTACTGCTGCTGGAGGTTTTGTGGAAGGTGCTAATGTGTATGGAAATGCTAATGGCACTGCAGTTGGGATTGCCCCTCTTGCTCATCTTGCCATTTATAAGATTTGCGATTCTTTTGGTTGCTCTGACAGTGGTATTTTAGCGGCTATGGATGCAGCTATTGATGATGGAGTTGATATCTTATCCCTTTCCCTTGGTACAAGTACAAGTCCGTTCCATAATGATCCGATTGCACTTGGCGCGTATAGTGCAACACAAAGAGGTATTCTTGTTGTTTGCTCTGCAGGTAATAGTGGTCCATCCGAAAGCTCGGTTCTAAATGAAGCACCATGGATTCTCACAGTAGGAGCAAGTACTCTTGACAGGAAAATTAAGGCTACTGTTCAGCTCGGGAACAAGAAAGTATTTGAGGGCGAGTCCGCCTTTCATCCAAAGGCTTTTAGTACAAAATTCTTCCCTTTGTTTGATCCTGCACTAGATGGAAGTGAGTTTGACAGTTCTTATTGCGGAACAGGTACACTGACTAACCCTGCTATTAAAGGCAAAATAGTCTTGTGTATGGTAGGTGGTGGTTATTCCAGGATTGTAAAAGGACAAGCAGTTCAGGATGCTGGAGGTGTTGGCATGATTCTAATAAATAGCATAGATGATGGTTTTACGACATCAGCTGATGCTCATGTTCTTCCAGCTATGGATGTAACTTATGATGATGGAATGAAAATCACTGAGTATATGAACTCAACAAAAAAATCTATTGCGCGTATTACATTGCAAGGAACTATTATTGGAGACAAAAATGCTCCAATTGTTGCTGGTTTTTCTTCCAGAGGACCAAGCATAGCTACTCGCGGAATTTTAAAGCCTGATATTCTTGGTCCCGGAGTTAACATTCTTGCTGCTTGGCCTACTTCTGTTGAGAACAACACTAACACAAAATCTACCTTCAACATAATTTCCGGTACCTCTATGTCATGTCCTCACCTCAGTGGAGTTGCAGCATTGCTTAAAAGCGCACATCCCACTTGGTCTCCTGCAGCTATTAAATCAGCAATCATGACAACTGCTGATACAGTCAACCTCGCCAACAATCCTATCTTAGATGAAATGCTCCGTCCTGCTAGCATCTTTGCCATTGGTGCAGGACATGTCAATCCATCAAGAGCAAATGATCCAGGACTAGTTTATGATACCAAATTCAAGGACTACTTGCCTTATTTGTGTGGTTTGAATTACACAAATCGCGAAGTTGGAAACCTTCTACAACGTAAGGTGAATTGCTCGGAAGTGAAAACTATTCCTGAAGCACAACTGAATTATCCTTCATTTTCCATCACATTCGGAACACATTCTCAGACATATACAAGAACAGCGACTAACGTCGGGGAGGCTAAATTTTCTTACAATGTGGAGATAGTTTCACCACCAGGAGTTTCTGTGACTGTTAAGCCTTCTATTCTAAAGTTCTCGAAGTTAAACCAGAAAAGGTCATATCAAGTGACTTTTTCAAGAACAGCCAATAGTTCAACCAGTGGTGTAGTTCAAGGATTCTTGAAATGGACTAGTAATAGGCATTCCGTAAGAAATCCAATTGCAGTTGTCTTAGAAGAAACTGCAACATTGGATTTTTAG